The Aphelocoma coerulescens isolate FSJ_1873_10779 chromosome 8, UR_Acoe_1.0, whole genome shotgun sequence genome contains the following window.
TTGCTAATCTGAGTGATTTTTGCCTGCAGGTGTCCTTTCTCTCAAGTTTCCTGAGGCCCCAACAGTCAAAGCATCCTGTGGCTTTTTTGTGAGTATGATGCCATCATGAAGTCCTCTCTGAGAGCTGGGAAGGCAGGAGTGGGGCTGAGGTTGGGCACGGGTGCTGCAGTGTGGAGCCTGCGCTGGCACTGAGCGGGCCTGGACTCTGTGTTGCAGACGGAGCTGCTGCCCCGCTGTGGAGAGATGGCCCCGGTGGGACAGGTCGTGCATGAGAACGGCAAAGcgctgctgcaggcagtgctggaggtgaGAGACGCTGGACTTGGGCTCCCCAGGCAGCATTGGGCTCTATTCCTGAGCAGCATCCCTATGGAGCCAAGGGGCAGAGAGCCCAGCAGCATGGATGGGAGCAGGGGAGTGACAACGTGGGCTCAGCATGTTCTGTGCTCTGTGGCAGGGCATCGGTGGCCAGGCTTCCCGCAGTCTCATGGATCACTTTGCAGAAATCCTCTTTGCCTTGAACAAGCACTGCTTCAGCCTCCTGAGCGTCTGGATCAAGGAGGCCATGCAGCAGGATGGCTTCCCCTCGGCCCGAGTCACTCCAGAGCAGAAAGAGAACTTCAGCCAGCAGATCCTTAGGTTTGTGTGCCACTTGccctggcagctgtgccccACATTCCCACCCTGTGGGAATGACCCCCCTGCATGGCCCAGTGCAGCACTCCTGCTTCATGTTTGTTCCCTCCCTCTGTCTTAGCAGAGAGCGTGTGAACAAGCGGCGAGTGAAGGAGATGGTGAAGGAGTTCACCTTGTTGTGCCGAGGGCTGCATGGTACAGAATACACAGCAGACTACTGAGCACCTGGCCAGGACCGCGGACGATTTGCCTGGACCAGCTCTTCCCCACAAGGAAAAGCCCCCcatcctccctgccctgctgcagtaCGGCTCATAGAATAACCCTCCACCTAGAATTAACCCACTCGGGACACTCCTCAGCTAGATTTGGTGGCCGCATCTCGGTGTCAGCATCTTTGTTTCCCCCAGCATGCTCCCTCCTCGCAGGGGACAGGAGTGCTGGCTGCAGGAGGCGGtggcggggcaggggaagcCTGGGCAGGACTGCCCCAGCACGGGCTGCTCTGTCCCCGGGCTaccagccctccccagcccttcccCGTGGGTGCCCATGCCCCGTAGCGGGGAggctgccctgtgcctgcagcagtggctggctgggcagggggaaTTTGCCCCCTGCTTGTTTGTATGTGTGGTTGGGAGGGGGGAGGCCCTGCACCTAATTATATTAAGAATATTTCTATGTTGTGGCTGTCATTACTGCAGTGCCCAGGCTTTGCCTGCCTCTTGCCTCTGGGGAGTAACCCAGTGGAGGGTGTTAAATCAAGGCTGGGATGCCTCACTGTCTCCCTGGCTTTGGGAGGGATGGCAAAAAACAGTGTGTCCTGCTTGCCCAGCATGGAGCCCTGCCTCACATAAGAGGGGCCAGGCTCCACCCCTGCCAAACACAGGGTCCTTCCTGCAGCACAGGATGAGTGCACTCCATTCCCATTCGTAAGAGCAGCCAAGAGGCTTGCTTGTGCTCAGAGACCCCTGCCCTTGCCTTagtgccccagcccagcctgtgcTTTCATTGTTGAAGGTCCTAGTTCTGGTTTTCTGTTCTCTCAGGCTGGTCGTAGCTGACACACACGGCTTTGCTCCCCACAGGGGCACCATGATATGTTTTTCACTTTAGGACAGCTGGTAACACCCATCTATGCTCCTCAGCCCGTGTTTTATTCTAAAAACCAGTTCAATCACAAATCCTCTTCAGCTTTAGTTAGCAGCAATAGTCCACAAAAGCCTCGAGTCCCAGCACTGTCAGCTCTTGCAAAGTTGTGACCTTTCCCTGTAGGCACAAAGCTGCCCTGGATGGAGAGGCCCTTGGAGAGTGGGGCTGGGCCAAGTGCCTGtctctcctggccctgctgctgccctggccatGAGCCTCAGGGTGCCACAGGCATTCCCCAACACACATGCAACTCCTGCTCTCCCACTGCTGTACTGCAGACCCAAGGCTGCATCCAGCAAGGGGCCAGCTGGCAGCAGGTCCAGCACCCAGTGGGAGGCAATGCCTGGGCCCCCACATGGCCCCGCCCCTGGTTGGGTGCCAACACTGCTGAATCAGGGTTGCTCACACCCTTCATCCTCATAGGCAATGGCAATCCCTCGTCGGCCCTGCACGGCCTTGGAGACAGGGGtctgtcccagctgctgctccaggccctgccagCTGCGGGACTCCAGGAAGGAGgctggggggagagagaaaggaattGTTACTGCGAGCAGGAAGGTGGCACTGCTCCTGCACCAGGGCTCAGCCCCACCATGAAACCAACACAAACCTGCAGGGCTGATCTCTGCGAGCGCCCGTGTCTGGTCCCTGCAGGccagggtggtgctggggggcagctgggaggGCGGGGGGTCACAGAGGTGGGTAGCCCGCATCTTCCCTGTGATCAGCGAGACGTCGGGAACAGCCTCCGCTGTGGGAACAGCCGGTGGGAGCTCAACGTGCGCACAGGCACCTGCCAGGAAATGGTAATGTTAGCCTGGTCCATCTATCCTGGAGCAACTGCAGCCTACAAGCAGGGCAGCTGGGCGGGATATGCCCTGGGAGGGTGTTAGGCAGCTGTCTCTAGCTCTTACCGGGCAGCAGGTCTCGGAAGTCTGTGAGGTAGTTCCCTGTCCACTCACGGGCCGGGTTGCAGGCCAGCTCCAGCTCATAGGGGGTCACAACAGGTCGGTAGAAGTCACTGGAGTCCAGGAGGGAGTTCTGAGCACAGGCCACCAGGACAAAGACATCCACCTCCAGGAAGTTGGCCAGCTTGGCAGGGTTGGGCTTCCCCACGGCCAGTGTGTAGCTGCGCTTTCCAGCCCGGCACAGCAGTTCCCGGAGGTGCTGCAGCACAGTCAGGTAGCCCGCCACGCCAAGGGTGCCCACCAGGATGCCCACCACACTGGCATCCCGGGCCCGCTCCACCAGGTACAGGCGGCGCATCAGGGCCCGGTTGACATTGAGGGTCTCACGGCGGCCACAGCCGGTGACAGGGCTGAAGGAGCTAAAGGGGCAGCGGTTCCAGGTCAGCATGAAGCTGGTGAGGGCGAGGCCCTCAGCTCCCACATAGAACATGGCATagtcctgcagccctgcagcagcctccACCAAGAATTGGCGACCAAACTTCCGCTCCTCCCCAGGCGCTGCGGGGCCAGGAAGGTCTCCACAcaccagcctggagaagatgaTATTGGGGTACTCGGGACACAGTTGCTGCTCCAGCTCACCTGAAggaagagaggagtgagaacaaAACTTGGCCACAGTTCTGACGTGGAGAAGGTGCAATAGATCAGGGGAGAAGACAGAAATCAAAGCTGCCAAAGTCTGGGGAATTAATGCCTGCTTGGTCTCAACCTGGCAGCTCTCCAGAGCTCAGAGCAGTCCCAGtgcccccctccctgccccagagcACTCACCCATCGCATGGGCATAGACCACATCGCTCAGCACCACCACACGGCTCTGCCGCTCGGGGTAGAGCTCCCGGAACGCCTCTGTGCAGCGCCCGACGTCCAGGGGCTGCTGCCCAAAGATGTGCAGCACCGGGAGCTTTCTGCAGGGGCTGAGGCAGGCTGGGCCGTAGTGCAGCACTGCCTCAGCACCCGCGTGCTCGGCAGCCACTTCATCCACGCAGCAGCTGTGAGGAGAACCCGGTGTCAGATGGGCTCTGCAGCATGgagctctccctcctccctggcactgccccatTCCTGCCTGCAGGGGAACCGCAGGacaccctgcacagccccacaccGACCTGCCGTACGTGGTGTCTCCTAACACGTACATCTCGGCCCCGGTCGCTGCCTCCATCCGTGCTGCCACCTCCACTGCGTCTGCCAGGAGCTCGTCAGGGAACTGCAGGGCGACCTGGGGGGAACAAAGGGTGAGACAGATGGGGAATGAGACGCTGGGGAAGGTGAGATGAAGGGACAGAAGAGGATGGAATGGATAGAATGTACCCTCAGCAAGTTCGCTGATGATATGAAACTGGGGGGAGTAGCTGATACACCTGAAGGCTGTGCCATTCAGAGGGACCTTGATAGGCTGGAGAATTAAGCAGAGAGACACCTAATGAGGGTCAACAAGGGCAAGTGTAGGGTACTGCAGttggggaggaataaccccaactaccagcacaggctgggggctgatcTACTAGAGAGTAGTTCTGCAGACAAGGACCTGGGAGTCCTGGTGGGTGACAAGTTGACCATGAGCTGGCAGGGCCCTtacagccaggagggccaatgGGA
Protein-coding sequences here:
- the DPH2 gene encoding 2-(3-amino-3-carboxypropyl)histidine synthase subunit 2, yielding MAAAFSSDGEAALRRELRAAVAAAPRGDLDGFYEMGRAAAFVRDGGFRKVALQFPDELLADAVEVAARMEAATGAEMYVLGDTTYGSCCVDEVAAEHAGAEAVLHYGPACLSPCRKLPVLHIFGQQPLDVGRCTEAFRELYPERQSRVVVLSDVVYAHAMGELEQQLCPEYPNIIFSRLVCGDLPGPAAPGEERKFGRQFLVEAAAGLQDYAMFYVGAEGLALTSFMLTWNRCPFSSFSPVTGCGRRETLNVNRALMRRLYLVERARDASVVGILVGTLGVAGYLTVLQHLRELLCRAGKRSYTLAVGKPNPAKLANFLEVDVFVLVACAQNSLLDSSDFYRPVVTPYELELACNPAREWTGNYLTDFRDLLPGACAHVELPPAVPTAEAVPDVSLITGKMRATHLCDPPPSQLPPSTTLACRDQTRALAEISPAASFLESRSWQGLEQQLGQTPVSKAVQGRRGIAIAYEDEGCEQP